The Pochonia chlamydosporia 170 chromosome 3, whole genome shotgun sequence genome contains the following window.
AAAAGAGGCGGAGGATACAGCATCACATCCAGAGCTACCACACATTGTCGTTTCTCGAAGCACAATAGCAATAAGCGAGAAGCGAGATGACAAACCCGCCGCACCCGCGCCAACCGATCCAAATCACGATTCTCCgaaagaagagggcgagAAGCATAACGATGAACCCCATGTAGAGATTCCGGGCTTCGAAGTCGGATTCTCCATGATTCTCGGCTTCATTCTGATGTTCCTGATAGACAGACTTCCAAAACATGCCTCGGATAGTCTGCAGTCAGGACCTCAACCCCAGCATTTTAGCCTGGATAATTTAGGTGGCAATGCCGTCGAAACCGCATCGGtagacgaagaagaaggcttctTGGGTTCGCTgacgccaacaccaaaacataCAAGAACACTAGCTACAACAATTGGCCTGGTAATCCACGCAGCTGCAGATGGTATCGCCATGGGCGCTtcatcagcaacatccaACGTGAAGCTTGGATTTATAATTTTCATTGCCATTATGATCCACAAGGCACCGGCGGCTTTTGGCCTGACATCAGTCCTTCTAAGACAAGGGCTGTCGAAACGCGCAGCTCGCGGCCACCTGGCTGTCTTCAGTATGGCGGCCCCGGTGGGAGCTTTGTCAACGTGGCTAATGATTAAGCTACTCGGTGGCGATCGccttgatggtgatgcaggaATGTGGTGGACAGGGATGTTGTTACTCTTCTCAGGAGGGACATTCTTGTATGCTTTATACGTTTTCGATTACTGTCTTATTGTCCCACTTGCTAACATTCATTATCAGATACGTAGCAATGCACGCCATGCAAGAAGACAGCTCCTCTCATAATCACGACAGTCACTCCAACTCGAATGGATACTCGGACGGAACACCGAGTGCTCAGCGAAAACCAAAAGGACCCGAGATGCGCGACACCTTGGCGACAGTCGCGGGCATGCTTCTACCTCTTCTCACACAGTTTGGACACCATCATTAAAATATCATATGCGGTTATTCAGCGTTCGTATCACGGGTCTGGAGAGTGATTCCAATTGCAGCGACGGTGATATGAACACTGACATTTAAAAGCCAGTTGAGAATGGTTCTTACGGATGATGATCATGAAGGTTGGTTCTAAAAAAGGATTGATGTAAAATAGACCATAGCGTTGTAATTTGTATAGGTTATgttccatcatcatgaaCTCTGTGACAAGTCGAAACAAGTGCTGTTCAGAAAGAATCAATCCACCTACCTAAATAGGCTGTCAGCTTCGCATCTTTAGCCAAATGGGAATGAGACCACCCTCACACAAAGAATCAGGCCACTTGGACAAGTTTGAAGGCATGGCTGtttcaagagtcaagtctAGGCGTACTAAGTCGCCGAGATCGTCAACCCGTTTCGTCTCCGCTTTCGTAAAGACACTTCTTGCGGCTTCCGGAGATGCAAAAATGATTTCAACATCACAAGACAATAACGAGGACATAGTTTTACAGCCATGGGCGCTTACATCGCGAGTTTGGGTATGCTGTGCTTGAGATTGGTTGATGAGTTATCGAGACTTTGCCGGAATGGGCATGGGGCATGGGGATGGGGCGATGTGTGATGTGCGAACCACTGCGGCTCGGATGGGGGCCGTTGCAGGACGCCTAGATTCAGTGGTTTGCATGAAGCCACTAGACCAAGGCATTCTAGTGCCAGTATGTATGTGGATCTGGACATCTGTACTGTACAATAGGTGCTGTTTGACGATGGTAGTCTGTTGTCTGGTCGGTGTCTGCACGGGGAGTTAAAAGTCTTTAAATATGGGAAAGGTATGGCGTATCGCGTcgtgtgctgaggcatattgggctgtgttagtgtatactttGATGTGGGCAATACTTTGTAGCACAGACTGTCAAGCATTGATACGCACGACATCGCACATGCAAAATGCAAAGACTTTAAGATGGTTGCAATCCAATACATTTGTCCTGTTCTCTCTTCCTCTGTCTTTTCTTGGTTTGTATTTATACCATGCAAATACTCACGCTTAAACTTATTTTACAGTAGCGAGCGTGCGAAATAATGTATACATTTGAGAGCCGAACAGGTTACGTATTCATCGGGGTAGGTTCTctgaaaagaaagaagagaagaagggttaaaaaaaaaaaaaaaaaaaaaaaaaaaaaaaaaaaaaaaggaaacaAGCTTGGCTTTTGGGAACAGGGAACGAAATAGCGGTCATTCTCTTTGATACGGAGATTTCtctgatggagaagaaaacaagaaaacGGGAAAGAAACAGGCTCAGCTTTGGGGAATGAGGAGCAAACACGCCTCTCCGTTTAACCAGGTTGACAATCGGAAGGCacatatcaattgatgttcCCAGTTGACTAAATTCAGCGCAGGAGGAAGGCGCTGCGAGCTACGGAGTAGAGccttccaagttggcaacaATCACGCACACCGGCTTTATTCCTgcaagccaaccagaccagacatgaacTCCGCAATGTTGAACATGTCAACTGTCTGGTTCCCTCTTACCCCCAGCCACCTCCAAGTCTTCTTCGCCTCCGTCGATCCCCCTGTAACGCcaactacctacctaggtagctaagtatgcagaaacaaaaatactccgtactatTGTTAGAATTCGTTTGCTTCAAAACAATGGATATCCACGGGGCAGGGCCAACATGAGATCCGGTTACTCTCTCGTGCTCCGTAGGTTAGGTCGTCAGGTGGAGAACTCGAAATGACGGGGAGTTGAGCCACGAACAAGTCGACAGGAACCGTCTCGATGTCCGGTTCCAGGTCACTAGAAGCGTTACAGATGGCGGGGAGGCTGTCCGCCACGATGAGGCTGCGCCCGTGACGGATTGTCTGCGAAGCGGTGGGTGCCCGAGGATACATGCATTTTATACCACGTCTATTGTATGTGAGTTGAGAGCTCCTTGCGTGTGAGGTTGGCGAAGTGGGTGCCTTGACTGTTGACCAGGGCAGGCAAGTTGGCACTGGGTTGCAAAGGCTAGTTGCCCCTTGATGCGCTAGAGACACTCGTGATGCTAGATTATGTGTACATGGTCAGTTTATGATGCAAATGATGGACATGCACGGCTGTTGTGATGCGGGCTAAGGCTGCGTCCCGATGTAACACCAATGCCGTCGGTGCATGCTTAACTgatgtctggcctggttgcTTTTGCACAATTCAAGAGACAGATTTTGGAACAGCGCCCGAGTTTAGGGTATTCCTTTAGTCTGGTTGACATCCTGACATCAGCTGACAGCAGAGGGCTGGAGCTTTGGGACAGCGAGACGCAGGTTCACAAAGAACAAGACGATTCAGGCAATGACAGAAGAATAGGGCGAGTGACATCCAGATTGGGTGAATAGATTGTGGCTGTCTTGCTGAACAAAGGAAAGCCACCGGACCGGAGGCCACGTTCTTGCAGATAGAAGCAATCAACTGGGCAGAATCATATTCGAAGCTGGAAACGATGGCACTCGGGGCCGCTGGTGATCAAAGCCAGCGACACGGCGTTGGCATCGACAGGGATCTGGGATGATGGgagacttggccaagtcaggcACACGAAGCGGTAAGAAGCGAATAGCCAGGCACATGCCTGCTCTGGAGTCTGGATAATCAAAGGCAGCTTGACTGAGCACTCCTGTAATTCTAATGCTGACAACTTcatccagatgtcatggATAACCCGACGGTAGGGCTGCCAGCCTGCAGAATCACGGGAGTGAGATCCGAGCGGTGATTTTGCTCAACAATGGCCGTCAGAACTGTTCCCGAGGTCATGTGCACTCTCTTGGGTGATGTAATTCCAACTGATCTACAAGAGGTATTTGTCGTCGCCGATAACGCTAGTGTCATCGTGCCCATCACAGTTCATACCGAAGCAGCAGCGGATGGTCAAATCCATTGGCCATGAGCAGGACATGAAATGAGGCATCGTTGGGCTACAACTTACAACACAAGCCAATATGCGTTGAGGCCTTGACTACGTGTAACTCTGTGAAA
Protein-coding sequences here:
- a CDS encoding ZIP metal ion transporter (similar to Metarhizium robertsii ARSEF 23 XP_007819747.2); translated protein: MAGIFLLLGLCLVMAVASFLAGALPLSMSLSQSQLRLISSIGVGILVGTSLIVIIPEGIEAAASSPITSHAHKVRSLARRSPWKFGIEERDIVEQVTQAITVRQVKEAEDTASHPELPHIVVSRSTIAISEKRDDKPAAPAPTDPNHDSPKEEGEKHNDEPHVEIPGFEVGFSMILGFILMFLIDRLPKHASDSLQSGPQPQHFSLDNLGGNAVETASVDEEEGFLGSLTPTPKHTRTLATTIGLVIHAAADGIAMGASSATSNVKLGFIIFIAIMIHKAPAAFGLTSVLLRQGLSKRAARGHLAVFSMAAPVGALSTWLMIKLLGGDRLDGDAGMWWTGMLLLFSGGTFLYVAMHAMQEDSSSHNHDSHSNSNGYSDGTPSAQRKPKGPEMRDTLATVAGMLLPLLTQFGHHH